A window of Synergistaceae bacterium genomic DNA:
CCCGACAAGCGTAGGTCCTGATGGCCTCTCAACAAAGAATAACCGCACCAGCTCGCCTGTTTCACGACGCCCGGTGCGGAATACAAGGTCAAACTGCCACCTGCTTCTGAGCCTGACAGCAGCTGCAAAGCCGAAATCCACGGCTATTAGACGGCAAGACGCGCTCTACCCTTACGGCGGCGATTCCTAAGAATACGGCGTCCGCTCGGGGAGGCAGAACGTACCAGAAAGCCCATTGACCGCTTGCGGCTCGTGTTATGCGGCTGAAATGTTCGTTTCACAGACTACACCTCCTGTGGTTCATTTTCATCGACATATAATTATCAATTCAGCAACCCAGCAAATATAGCATACACTTCGCCATGGGGCAAGGAAATTATCAAATATCGACGACGGATCTCAGTCAATTCTACATAAAAACGGAAGAAAAAGCAAACAAGTATTGCATGTTCCGGTATGTATGTGTTAAGATACTTTCTGTCTTTTGTGAAGGAGGTGACGGCATTGCCAAATAAGAAGTCAGCGAAAAAACGAGTTTTGGTCACTGAGAGAAACCGCATTTATAACCGTTTCTGGAAAACCCGCTGCAAGAATGCAGTAAAGAAAGTTCTTGAAGCTGTGGAACAGAAAGATCCCGAACTTGCAGTTAAGAGGCTGAACGAGGCTCAGGGTGTACTGGATAAGGCGGTAGTTAAGGGCGTCGTCCACCGGAACACAGCAGCACGCCGCAAGTCAGGTATGGCTGCAAGGGTCAAATCTCTCTCGGCGTAACCGGTCGATTTCTGTTTACAGTCAACGGCGGGGCTCTTGACGGGTCCCGCTGTTTTGCATGATAAAAACGATCAGACGGCTTTTATTTTACCTTTGCCAACGAGATCGATGATAAGCGCCTCAAGCCCGCTCCATCCCGCACCTGTTCCGCTTTTCTCGTCGATGTTTATCTTTATGAGACCGATCACAAAAACACCAAGGGCTTCGTGCCCATACTTACGAGCCGCAATGCCTGCCATTCTCCATGCATAATCCCTGGCCCCGAGAGATTTAGCAAACATTGCCCCCAAGCGCGGATGGAGAGCTGCATACCAGGCAAGTCTCATCCTGTTATGCAGCGCCGATACCAGTGGGATGAGGTCTCCGTCCTTCGATATCGAATGGAGGTTCCTGACGGATGCACTGTGATCTCCTGCGCATAGGCCGTCAAGAAGTCGAAGCAGGCTCCTGCTGCCGTCATCGAGACACATCATCTCCACATCCGCCGCAGTTATGGTATCTTCGCGCTTTAGCATCGACAGGCTTGACAGCTGGCTTCGTATCTCTTCCGGATCATCAAGTATCTCTACAATCATAGCAACGGCATCATGCCCTATGTTGATTTTCATCTCACGTGCAAGATCAGCGACCCACATCTGACGTTCTCTCGGCCAGCGGGGAAACTCAGCCGCCCTCAGGACGACACATTTTTTCATAACTTCTTTTGGGATAAATTTTGAAGGGTCTGAGTCATAGACCAGAATTATTATGACGGCAGAGTCCGCCTCGACCATTGGGGAGAGGTTTTCCGGCATGACCCCCATAAGCGCGGCGGAATCAACTACTATGAGACTCTTTTCGTCAAAAAGACCTGCCGACATATTATCTGACAGAAGGGAGACCCACTCTCCTCCCTCCTGTCGTGCTGCAAGCAGATATCCGTTTTTTCCCAACTCGGCTGTGGTCTCCTCAAGAAGACGCCGCTGTCCGGTGCCGGAGGCAACAATCAGGCGGAGACCAGGCATCAGCCTTTCACCACTATGTTTACAATTTTACCCGGAACAGTGATTATTTTTACTATCTCTTTGCCTTCTATGCGCTTCTTTGTCTCTTCACGCGACAATATTTCAGCCTGAAGGTCTTCCCTTGAAAGTCCCACTGGAACGCTGAACTGCTCGCGCACCCTGCCGTTTATCTGAAGGACTATAGTGGACTCATCTTCTGTGAGGGCATCTTCCTCAACCTCAAACCATTTTTCAACGGAGAGGAAAGTGCTGTTGCCTATCAAGTGCCAGAGCTCCTCCGTAATATGCGGAGCAAACGGCGACAGACAGCAGAGCAATGTTTCAACGGCCTCCCTCATTATCTGCCAGCCTGTTTCATTACTTGGCCTGTAGGCTATCAGAGCGTTGGTCAGTTCCATAAGCCTTGCGACAGCGGTATTGAACTGGCGTTCGTCCCTGATGTCTCTGGTGACCCTGTCAAGTGTGCTGTGTGTGATCCTTTTGATCTCACGCTCCTCACGGCCTTTTATATCTTTCATGGCGACATGTTTTCTCTGCGCAGACTTCAGTCCGTCAAGGTTAGACTCAACGAGGCGCCACACACGCACCAGGAACCTGTTTGCGCCTTCAACCCCGCGGTCGGACCAGTCGAGATCCTTCTCTGGGGGAGAGGCAAAAAGGATAAAAAGTCTTGCCGTGTCCGCCCCGTACTTCTTCATTATTTCGTCAGGATCAACGACGTTGCCAATCGACTTCGACATCTTTGATCCGTCCTTGATGACCATTCCCTGAGTCAGAAGGCGCTTGAACGGCTCCCTCATGTCGTTAGGGAGAAGCCCCAGGTCTGCGCAAACCTTAGTGAAGAATCTGGCGTATATAAGATGCAGGCAGGCATGCTCAATACCTCCTATGTACTGGTCGACAGTCATCCAGTATGAAACGTCTTCCTTGTCGAACGGTTTGTCCGTACACCACGGTGATGTATAGCGGCTGAAATACCATGATGAGCAGAAAAACGTGTCCATCGTGTCCGTCTCGCGGCGGGCAGGCCCTCCGCAGACGGGGCAGGTCGTGTTGATCCAGTCCTCGCGCGTTGAGAGCGGGTTGCCTCCATGCTCAGGCATCTCTATATCAAGGGGGAGCTCAACAGGAAGCTGCTCTTCAGGGACAGGAACAATTCCGCAGCGGTCACAGTAAACCATCGGTATCGGCGTACCCCAGTAACGCTGACGCGATATCAGCCAGTCGCGAAGGCGGAACTGAACTTCTTTTTTGCCAAGCCCGTTCTTCTCAAACCAGCTGCCTATCTGCTCTATAGCTTCCGCCGTCGGGAGCCCGTCAAATTCCCCTGAGTTGCAGGCGATGCCTTCTGCCGCTACGGATTCTGTCATCGTTGCCCCATCTGGGACAGGATCGTCTGCGGGACGTACAACAGGGATGACGGCGATTTTATATTTACGCGCAAAGTCAAAGTCGCGCTGATCGTGAGCCGGAACACCCATAATGGCGCCGGTGCCGTAATCCATGAGTATATAGTCGGCGATCCAGATGGGGACCTTGTCCCCGTTGACCGGGTTAATAGCGAAGAAACCCGTGTCCATCCCTTCCTTGTCAACGCCTACAGCAGTACGCTCTATCGCGCTGCGTGAAGACATCTTCTTTGCAAACTCGCGCAGGGCCTCTGCTTTTTTGCCGCCGACCCTCTCTGCAAACTCTTCCACAAACGGATGCTCAGCCGCCATAGCGACAAATGTGACTCCGAATATCGTGTCTATACGGGTGGTGAATGCCTCGATGCTGAGATCAGTGCCGTCTACATCCATACTGAAGTGGACGCCATCTGAACGGCCTATCCAGTTGCGCTGCATCGTAACGACACGCTCCGGCCAGCCTGTAAGGTCATCAAGGCAGTCCAGAAGCTCCTGTGCATAATCTGTTATGCGTATGAACCACTGATCAAGCCCGCGCTTCGTGACCGGAGTCCCACAGCGCCAGCACACACCCTCTCCAATCACCTGTTCGTTCGCAAGCACGGTTTGACAGCTTTCACACCAGTTGACGGGGGCATGTTTGCGATATACGAGGCCTTTTTTATAGAACTGAAGGAATAGCCACTGGTTCCATTTGTAATAGTTGACGTTGCACGTCTCTATACGGCGGCGCCAGTCATAGCTGTACCCAGCCCGCTTAAGCTGCCGAGTCATGTGCTCGATGTTTTTCCATGTCCACTCCGCCGGCGGCAGTTTCATCTTGATCGCGGCATTCTCGGCAGGCATCCCGAATGCGTCGAAACCCATAGGATATAGGACATTGTACCCCTGCATCCTAAGGAAGCGCGCAAGCAGGTCGCCGATGGAATAGTTGCGCAGATGACCCATGTGCAGTGCTCCGCTTGGGTATGGGAACATTTCGAGGCAGTAAAATTTTTCCCTGCTGCTGTCGGTCTCGACCTCAAATATCTTTGAGTCCGCCCACTCCTTCTGCCATTTCGGTTCTATGGCAGCGTAATCGTACGGCATCTATGATCTCTCCTCTTCAATGAAGAATTTTCATCAATAATTCGTACATTATATACGTGGCTATGGTAAGGAGCAAGTAACAGCGGCCCCTCCGGTTTTTTTGCGGATATACTTGGCCGGGATGTCTGACGGACTATTGCGGTGTCTTAAGCAACTTTTCACTAAGCTTCAGGTCAGATTTTTCAATCATCTCAGGTCTCTCAGGATAAACGCCGCCCACAGCTCAAACGCATCCTTAAAATTCCATGGATCTTTGCCGGTAATCGCACGTATTTTTTTCAGCCTGTACTGAAGGCTGTTCCTGTGCATGGCAAGGCGCTCCGCAGCCGCTCCAACTGCAAAAGGTGCTTCGCACCATACAAGAAACGTTTTCTTTATCTCGTCATAGTCTTTTCTGCCGATAAGTCCGCTCAGAGTTCTTGTCACAAACTCACCGCGTTTGGGAAAAGGCAGCAGATCCAGCAGCATTTCGGAGGTGAAGTTTTTGGCAGACATGACCCCTTCCGAGCCAAGCTGGCTGCCAAGCCTTAGGGCATCCCTTGCTGTGCGCAGCGACCGAGCAAGACCCGCAAGGTCTGAAGAGGGGAACCCGATCGCAGCGTCAGCTTCGATGCCTTTGTCTTTAAGTGTGCCGATCAAACCGTCAGTGAGCATCTCCGCCGCTTCATCCGCATGTTCATGGGCGGTGTCAAAGCTCGGAGAAAAGAAAATAGTCACACTGTAATTTTCCTGTGGACATATAAGGTCCCTCGGATTGGAGAAAGAAGCATAAACTTCGCGTAGCATTTTCTGGAACGAGGACTCTGCTGTCCCTTCCCCCCACTTCTTCATTTGCACAACTATTGCAGTCCTGCATCTGCTCAGGTCGTAACCAAGCTCTCTTCCCTGGATCCTTATAAATTCTTCATTCACATTCCTCACGTCGAAAACGGCTATGTTTTCCACCAGGTCACGAAGCGCCCTCTCCCTGAGTAGTTTAGATTCCATGAACGCCTGCTCGCGAAACATTATTTCAGCCTGCTTCTGGACAAGCAGTCCATAACGTGCAACCTCATCAGGCGATCCGGCTATAGAGACAGAACCTACGACCCTGTCATAGAACTGTATCGGAAGCGTATAGCCGGGGAGAACATTCTTAAGCCCTTCCGCGTCTTCACTGGACGTTGTCATCGGACTGTTTTCCTTCATAACTTTTACAGATGGCCCGTGGAATTCCCCAAGCCTCTTTTCGTCGTTGCAGCCGATTATAATTCCGTTTTCGTCTGTGACTAGGACACCGCATCCGATGACATCACTTGTACTTTTTGCTATATTCTGCGCCATTTCCTTGAACACCAAAACCACATCCTAATTTTTAATTCAATTGAATAATTTATTCATTATTATAATCTATTTTATTGTTCAATATAATAATGATTTTTCGTCTTTCATAAGATTAAACTTTACCGGAGGGGGACACATATCTCCGGCTGCTGTTTCCATCGCGGCCAAAAGACTGCTGCAAACTTTTTTAATAGGAGGGATGCACAATGCGGCTGAAATTGCACAAGGTCCATATCAGCGGGCTGGTATTCGCTGACAGGACATATACATCCGGCGGAACGCTGTATATTTGCAGGGGGGACGCGGAAGGCTTAATAGCCCAAGATACCCGCTTCTCTGATGTCCATATCGATATCGCCTGCCCAGGAGAGAGTACGCGCATCATTCCCGTCAAGGACGCAGTTGAGCCTCGGGTAAAGATTGACAAAAATAATTATTTTCCCGGATTTTTAGCCCCAATGGAAAAGGCAGGATCAGGGGATACACTCGTACTTGACGGTGCGGCGGTCATAACATGCGGACCGATAGTGGCCTTTCAGGAAGGTTTTATAGACATGAGCGGCCCAGGGGCAATTTATACTCCGTTTTCACAGACGTATAATATAGTTTTATCGGTGAAACCTTCCGCAGGACTTGAAAAACACATGTACGAAACGGCGCTTCGCGAGGCAGGGCTCAAACTCGGCGTTTACATCGCGCGCTGCTGTGCCGTTAATGGAGCAAAGGCTGACGAGATACAGGTATTCGAGAAGGGAGATGCTTTTGAAGAGAGCGTGAGGTATCCTGATCTTCCTAAAATAATATATGTCTGCATGAACATCACTCAGGGGCTTCTGCACGACACATATCTTTACGGAAGCAACCTGCGTCCTTCATTCCCGACGCTGCTCCATCCGAACGAAGTTCTGGATGGAGCCTTGGTATCAGGCAACTGCGTTTCGGCG
This region includes:
- the rpmH gene encoding 50S ribosomal protein L34, with amino-acid sequence MKRTFQPHNTSRKRSMGFLVRSASPSGRRILRNRRRKGRARLAV
- the rpsT gene encoding 30S ribosomal protein S20, with product MPNKKSAKKRVLVTERNRIYNRFWKTRCKNAVKKVLEAVEQKDPELAVKRLNEAQGVLDKAVVKGVVHRNTAARRKSGMAARVKSLSA
- the leuS gene encoding leucine--tRNA ligase, translating into MPYDYAAIEPKWQKEWADSKIFEVETDSSREKFYCLEMFPYPSGALHMGHLRNYSIGDLLARFLRMQGYNVLYPMGFDAFGMPAENAAIKMKLPPAEWTWKNIEHMTRQLKRAGYSYDWRRRIETCNVNYYKWNQWLFLQFYKKGLVYRKHAPVNWCESCQTVLANEQVIGEGVCWRCGTPVTKRGLDQWFIRITDYAQELLDCLDDLTGWPERVVTMQRNWIGRSDGVHFSMDVDGTDLSIEAFTTRIDTIFGVTFVAMAAEHPFVEEFAERVGGKKAEALREFAKKMSSRSAIERTAVGVDKEGMDTGFFAINPVNGDKVPIWIADYILMDYGTGAIMGVPAHDQRDFDFARKYKIAVIPVVRPADDPVPDGATMTESVAAEGIACNSGEFDGLPTAEAIEQIGSWFEKNGLGKKEVQFRLRDWLISRQRYWGTPIPMVYCDRCGIVPVPEEQLPVELPLDIEMPEHGGNPLSTREDWINTTCPVCGGPARRETDTMDTFFCSSWYFSRYTSPWCTDKPFDKEDVSYWMTVDQYIGGIEHACLHLIYARFFTKVCADLGLLPNDMREPFKRLLTQGMVIKDGSKMSKSIGNVVDPDEIMKKYGADTARLFILFASPPEKDLDWSDRGVEGANRFLVRVWRLVESNLDGLKSAQRKHVAMKDIKGREEREIKRITHSTLDRVTRDIRDERQFNTAVARLMELTNALIAYRPSNETGWQIMREAVETLLCCLSPFAPHITEELWHLIGNSTFLSVEKWFEVEEDALTEDESTIVLQINGRVREQFSVPVGLSREDLQAEILSREETKKRIEGKEIVKIITVPGKIVNIVVKG
- a CDS encoding helix-turn-helix domain-containing protein; amino-acid sequence: MFKEMAQNIAKSTSDVIGCGVLVTDENGIIIGCNDEKRLGEFHGPSVKVMKENSPMTTSSEDAEGLKNVLPGYTLPIQFYDRVVGSVSIAGSPDEVARYGLLVQKQAEIMFREQAFMESKLLRERALRDLVENIAVFDVRNVNEEFIRIQGRELGYDLSRCRTAIVVQMKKWGEGTAESSFQKMLREVYASFSNPRDLICPQENYSVTIFFSPSFDTAHEHADEAAEMLTDGLIGTLKDKGIEADAAIGFPSSDLAGLARSLRTARDALRLGSQLGSEGVMSAKNFTSEMLLDLLPFPKRGEFVTRTLSGLIGRKDYDEIKKTFLVWCEAPFAVGAAAERLAMHRNSLQYRLKKIRAITGKDPWNFKDAFELWAAFILRDLR
- a CDS encoding glycine/sarcosine/betaine reductase component B subunit, producing MRLKLHKVHISGLVFADRTYTSGGTLYICRGDAEGLIAQDTRFSDVHIDIACPGESTRIIPVKDAVEPRVKIDKNNYFPGFLAPMEKAGSGDTLVLDGAAVITCGPIVAFQEGFIDMSGPGAIYTPFSQTYNIVLSVKPSAGLEKHMYETALREAGLKLGVYIARCCAVNGAKADEIQVFEKGDAFEESVRYPDLPKIIYVCMNITQGLLHDTYLYGSNLRPSFPTLLHPNEVLDGALVSGNCVSACDKNTTWHHLHNPIVQALYTRHGREINFLGVIPTQESTVLDGKLRAAEMNLSIAQQLGAEGAIVSEEGYGNPDTDLCLNAKKFEQAGIKTVLISDESAGTDGASQSLADATPELTGFVSTGNVNEMIEVPAMDKIIGYREAISLLSGGAEESLRDDGSMYVELQSIIASTAEIGFNKLGCEWV